In Rhipicephalus microplus isolate Deutch F79 chromosome 9, USDA_Rmic, whole genome shotgun sequence, one genomic interval encodes:
- the LOC119164709 gene encoding UPAR/Ly6 domain-containing protein bou — MAYRINAVASLAILALCMREASAINCYTCSSVNGTNPNCHDPFHPAHARYVVDCTVPKDGHVGRFPAHFCVKVVGRTLDTNIELVIRICSLETMDNSCGVFRYGNDVLRGCILTCNNDGCNAAPPRLQGHAYASLLLHFLLAALASSSKVPLTYPP; from the exons ATGGCTTACAGGATCAACGCCGTTGCATCGCTGGCGATCTTAGCCCTCTGCATGCGTGAAG CGTCGGCCATCAACTGCTACACGTGCAGCAGCGTGAACGGCACCAACCCGAACTGCCACGACCCGTTCCACCCGGCGCACGCGCGCTACGTGGTCGACTGCACCGTGCCCAAGGACGGTCACGTGGGACGCTTCCCCGCGCACTTCTGCGTCAAGGTCGTCGGCAGGACCC TGGACACCAACATCGAGCTGGTGATCAGGATCTGCTCCCTGGAGACTATGGACAATTCGTGCGGCGTCTTCCGGTACGGGAACGACGTCCTGCGCGGTTGCATCTTGACGTGCAACAACGACGGCTGCAACGCAGCGCCGCCCCGTCTACAAGGCCACGCCTACGCAAGTTTGCTGCTCCATTTCCTATTGGCCGCCCTCGCCTCTTCCAGTAAAGTGCCGCTGACGTATCCCCCGTGA